In one Pseudoliparis swirei isolate HS2019 ecotype Mariana Trench chromosome 23, NWPU_hadal_v1, whole genome shotgun sequence genomic region, the following are encoded:
- the icam3 gene encoding hemicentin-1, which produces MSEGTSFVGLFVGLLLSATGVHASCPIELSPPSVVVRYGDSVAVNCSAERPVEGMGWEASEGGTALEHVNHLTWTVASLTDWTIAPSCFINLPPDTQCSRDPTVILYTFPETISIRSSSRSGGVMDEGMHYSFSCDIHNVAPVQNVTVMWYKGDAMVYREIIDNPSKEPVNHTSVLSVTPTREDNGVTFRCEAMLDLLPEGPQLIASSQEFNITVYYGPKVQCYLSEYLDIREGETLERGCHVTGRPSPTVRWMKAGRPADPNAPLSRSDAGRYTLEAEGATFIRKELSIQVLYGPEVKCPDTYTAVEDAPHNLSCDVIGYPIPETIWYKDGEEVELPESFTRSDTGQYSITASSILSSVDYTVDINVVYPPSQIVELEDSEVYVGSAVWLKCSSTSNPRPHYSWDYYRTANVMVENEDGVSRLHIHNATAYNMGSYTCHASNDIGKVSGTARVTVKGGGRFLPGVAEDWLGAVLCVCSRSLASPFYPKKVNKSSHEAEGRKEGSRRNLRGARWNRRGSTECRRDQLYASSMDALNSLRLLSVLLTLQLLSLSNGTAPSASVECPIEITPDRMVVRYQSRGLRRAICTPASADSTHLKEMYWQVAQGDKTNGTSWLADTDQDWDPRPVCTATFNVIGTCQKPLNFTLYKTPDSVSIRPMVGSVVEQREFQLRCDITGVAPAASVGVRWYRGNETFEPLRRGPLQVADCQPENATTCDPGDVRSPLSVSSTISLTLNRTDSGAEFSCEALLDLGPEGPQPPPSMMSSPFNVTVYYKPVINTTKLPKAVPVFRGYPEELVCEAEGQPTPKIQWLYSPDVVPHVSGDTLVVFEAGVYNCSASNQVDSVYHVVNVILKEDYLPLIAGFVAVAVVAISIVFLFIYSIYYKNTKMRRYSLKNPKVDTPSSNVAHNGWDMQLPMTKLSHTNRKCTVSGLFQGQPVTSPCPVQMNPPSAVVRFGDSFSVNCSSPSDLIESMGLESIYGSSMSSTGNSSVALEVESVRDWAFGPICFLNHLRDGQCSQTLPVTVYKTPDMVSISPPSLEGLVEGESYSIRCDILNVAPVSNLSVHWHRGDTILYTERFDGSSLSPVNKTSVFNLTAQRGDEEAPIWCEAQLDFWRPVPNLPTIKSESRDVTVLYPPAFAEPNNETLELSDGSKFILNCTAAGRPTPVYSWRFPHPIQRTNQNVNRSVLAPPVQLPGTYACTASNSQGSETKYFTVTEAPRNRTVFAALVGGGVFLGVVIFIVGLLSLTPEGKISFGKGGYRKGRSTSAPIWGPFCSNIVPCRVAKLVQVGIPSLFPLSLALSLLHRRLGAENNMGDNFIKWILTLCMFYSVSGEGCSLILKPSRVVVGFGEPVSVLCEAARPVRVLGWESAISAAHTQQDLSVQWKVDSLIDWIEEPICYGVFFTAPRQCEEKLNLVLYKTPDSVSIRPVNHTGPMVEGKEYQLLCEVQNIAPVQYLTLRWYKGQTEVYNSSFSELTSSSPVQVSSVLMVTPTKHENGAQYRCVAELELGPEGPQTPPTVTSEPLDASVYFSPAFLRPEPEVLDLVVGAEMTLDCTATGNPTPVYSWQSSNPIEERMEDEAALTSSSLLPGTYTCTASNALEKKSKQFIVKAKTKGV; this is translated from the exons ATGAGTGAAGGCACTTCCTTTGTCGGACTCTTTGTGGGGCTCCTGCTCAGTGCGACAG GTGTGCATGCCTCCTGTCCCATTGAGTTGAGCCCCCCCAGTGTCGTGGTGCGATATGGAGACTCGGTCGCGGTGAACTGCAGCGCGGAGAGACCGGTTGAAGGAATGGGCTGGGAGGCTTCAGAAGGAGGCACGGCTCTGGAGCACGTCAACCACCTGACCTGGACTGTGGCGAGCCTCACCGACTGGACCATCGCCCCCTCGTGCTTCATCAACCTGCCACCGGACACCCAGTGCTCCCGGGACCCGACAGTTATACTTTACA CTTTTCCAGAGACCATCAGCATCAGATCCAGCAGCAGATCAGGTGGTGTGATGGATGAAGGGATGCATTATAGCTTCAGCTGTGACATCCACAATGTAGCTCCTGTTCAAAATGTCACTGTTATGTGGTACAAAGGAGATGCAATGGTATACAGAGAGATTATTGACAATCCCAGTAAGGAACCAGTAAATCACACGTCTGTATTGAGCGTCACGCCGACCAGAGAAGACAACGGAGTCACGTTCAGATGTGAGGCGATGCTGGACCTGTTGCCAGAGGGACCTCAACTCATCGCATCTTCACAAGAGTTTAATATCACAGTTTACT ATGGACCGAAAGTGCAATGTTACTTATCGGAATACTTGGATATACGTGAAGGAGAGACATTAGAGaggggatgtcatgtgacaggacGTCCCAGCCCAACAGTCCGCTGGATGAAAGCTGGCCGGCCCGCCGACCCAAACGCCCCCCTGAGCAGGAGCGATGCAGGCCGGTACACCCTCGAAGCCGAGGGCGCCACCTTCATCCGGAAGGAACTGTCGATTCAAGTATTGT ATGGCCCAGAGGTAAAATGTCCAGACACTTACACGGCAGTGGAGGATGCTCCTCACAACCTCTCCTGCGATGTGATTGGCTATCCGATACCTGAGACCATCTGGTACAAAGATGGCGAGGAGGTGGAACTCCCAGAGAGCTTCACAAGAAGCGACACTGGGCAGTACTCGATCACGGCTTCAAGCATTCTGTCCAGTGTCGACTACACAGTGGATATCAATGTCGTAT ACCCGCCATCACAGATAGTCGAGCTCGAGGACTCTGAAGTGTACGTTGGTTCTGCCGTGTGGCTGAAGTGCTCCTCCACGAGCAACCCACGACCACACTACTCGTGGGATTATTACCGGACCGCCAATGTGATGGTGGAAAATGAAGATGGAGTGTCCCGTCTGCACATCCACAATGCCACTGCATACAACATGGGCTCCTACACGTGTCACGCCTCGAACGACATCGGAAAGGTCTCGGGAACAGCCAGAGTCACAGTGAAAG gggggggccgTTTCCTCCCCGGTGTTGCGGAGGACTGGCTGGgggctgtgctgtgtgtgtgtagccgtaGCTTAGCTTCGCCCTTTTACCCAAAAAAAGTCAACAAGTCGTCCCATGAAGccgagggaaggaaggaaggaagcaggcGGAACCTCAGAGGCGCGCGCTGGAACCGAAGAGGGTCGACGGAGTGTCGCCGGGACCAACTTTACGCTTCTTCAATGGACGCTTTGAACTCTCTGCGTCTGCTTTcggtccttttgactttacagCTGCTGTCGCTTTCCAACGGGACAGCACCGA GTGCCAGCGTCGAATGCCCCATCGAGATAACTCCGGACAGGATGGTGGTGCGATACCAAAGCAGAGGCCTGCGCCGTGCGATATGCACACCGGCATCCGCCGACTCCACGCATCTCAAGGAAATGTACTGGCAGGTCGCGCAGGGCGACAAAACCAACGGCACGAGTTGGTTGGCCGACACCGACCAGGACTGGGACCCCAGGCCCGTCTGCACGGCGACGTTTAACGTGATAGGAACGTGCCAGAAACCTTTAAACTTCACCCTCTACA AAACACCAGACAGCGTCTCCATCCGTCCCATGGTCGGCTCGGTGGTGGAGCAGAGGGAGTTCCAGCTGCGGTGCGACATCACCGGCGTCGCTCCGGCAGCAAGCGTCGGCGTGCGTTGGTACCGAGGGAACGAAACCTTCGAGCCACTCCGCAGAG gcccccTGCAAGTGGCTGACTGCCAGCCCGAGAACGCCACAACCTGCGACCCGGGAGACGTCCGCTCGCCGCTGAGCGTGTCGTCCACCATCAGCCTCACTCTGAACAGAACGGACAGCGGGGCCGAGTTCAGCTGCGAGGCTCTGTTGGATCTGGGGCCCGAGGGGCCGCAGCCGCCTCCCAGCATGATGTCCAGTCCTTTCAACGTCACCGTCTACT ATAAGCCCGTCATTAATACCACGAAGCTTCCAAAGGCggtccccgtgttcaggggctACCCGGAGGAGCTGGTCTGTGAAGCCGAGGGCCAGCCGACTCCGAAGATCCAGTGGCTCTACAGCCCGGACGTCGTCCCCCACGTGTCCGGAGACACGCTCGTCGTGTTCGAGGCCGGCGTCTACAACTGCAGCGCCAGCAACCAGGTGGATTCCGTCTACCACGTGGTCAACGTGATTCTTAAAG AGGACTACCTTCCCCTCATCGCTGGATTCGTGGCTGTCGCAGTCGTCGCCATCTCcatcgtcttcctcttcatctactCGATCTACTACAAGAACACCAAGATGCGCCGCTACAGTCTTAAAAACCCCAAAGTCGACACCCCCAGCAGCAACGTAGCCCACAACGGGTGGGACATGCAGTTGCCTATGACCAAACT CAGTcacaccaacaggaagtgcACCGTGTCTGGCCTCTTCCAAG GACAGCCTGTGACCTCGCCCTGTCCCGTCCAGATGAACCCTCCGAGCGCCGTGGTGAGGTTTGGTGACTCCTTCTCCGTCAACTGCAGCTCCCCATCGGACCTGATAGAGTCAATGGGCTTGGAGTCCATCTACGGCAGCTCCATGAGTTCAACTGGCAACTCTTCCGTTGCCTTAGAAGTCGAGTCAGTGAGAGACTGGGCGTTCGGACCGATCTGCTTCCTCAATCACCTCCGCGATGGTCAGTGTTCACAGACCCTCCCAGTCACCGTGTACA AAACGCCGGACATGGTGTCCATCTCTCCGCCAAGTCTAGAGGGCCTGGTTGAGGGCGAAAGCTACAGCATACGGTGTGACATTCTCAATGTCGCACCAGTAAGTAACCTCTCCGTGCACTGGCACCGCGGAGATACCATCCTCTACACGGAGAGGTTTGACGGGTCCAGTCTGTCTCCGGTCAACAAGACGTCTGTCTTCAATCTGACGGCCcaaagaggggatgaagaagctCCAATCTGGTGTGAAGCGCAGCTGGACTTCTGGAGACCAGTCCCCAATCTGCCCACCATCAAGTCGGAGTCACGTGACGTGACTGTCCTGT ACCCGCCGGCCTTCGCGGAGCCCAACAATGAGACGCTGGAGCTTTCGGATGGCAGtaaattcattttaaattgCACAGCTGCAGGGAGACCAACGCCGGTGTACAGCTGGCGCTTCCCACACCCCATACAACGAACCAATCAAAATGTGAACCGATCCGTGCTGGCCCCGCCCGTTCAGCTTCCAGGCACCTATGCGTGCACGGCGTCGAACAGCCAGGGCTCCGAGACCAAATATTTCACCGTCACCGAAGCTCCAC ggaATCGCACAGTCTTCGCAGCCTTGgttggaggaggtgtgttccTGGGAGTCGTGATCTTCATCGTCGGCCTCCTTTCGTTGACACCCGAAGGCAAGATTTCTTTCGGCAAAGGCGGCTATCGCAAAGGACGGTCCACGTCGGCACCCATATG GGGGCCCTTTTGTTCCAACATAGTTCCCTGCAGAGTTGCCAAGCTTGTTCAAGTTGGaattccctctctcttccctctctctctcgctctctctctcctccatcgaCGGCTCGGTGCGGAAAATAACATGGGAGACAACTTTATCAAATGGATCCTGACGCTTTGCATGTTCTACTCGG TGTCAGGTGAAGGCTGCTCCCTAATCCTCAAGCCCTCCCGGGTGGTGGTGGGCTTCGGGGAGCCGGTGTCAGTCCTCTGTGAAGCCGCTCGCCCGGTGCGTGTCCTCGGCTGGGAGTCGGCCATCAGCGCCGCTCACACCCAGCAGGACCTGTCGGTGCAGTGGAAGGTGGACAGCCTCATCGACTGGATCGAGGAGCCCATCTGTTACGGGGTGTTCTTCACGGCTCCCCGACAGTGCGAGGAGAAACTCaacctggtcctctaca AGACCCCAGATAGCGTCTCCATCCGGCCTGTGAACCACACCGGCCCCATGGTGGAGGGGAAGGAGTACCAGCTGCTCTGTGAGGTTCAGAACATCGCTCCGGTGCAGTACCTCACCCTGAGGTGGTACAAGGGCCAGACGGAGGTTTACAACAGCTCCTTCTCCGAGCTCACATCCTCCTCGCCCGTCCAAGTGTCCTCCGTCCTCATGGTCACGCCAACCAAACACGAGAACGGGGCGCAGTACAGGTGCGTCGCGGAGCTGGAGCTCGGACCGGAGGGACCACAGACACCTCCCACTGTGACCTCGGAGCCTCTCGATGCCTCCGTGTACT TTTCCCCGGCGTTCCTCAGGCCAGAACCCGAGGTTTTGGATCTCGTCGTGGGTGCTGAAATGACCTTGGACTGCACCGCCACAGGGAACCCCACCCCTGTGTACAGCTGGCAATCCTCCAATCCCAtcgaggagaggatggaggatgaagcagcgctcacctcctcctcactgctcccCGGGACCTACACCTGCACTGCCTCCAACGCACTGGAGAAGAAGAGCAAGCAGTTCATTGTCAAAGCCAAGACCAAAG GTGTTTGA
- the cdc37 gene encoding hsp90 co-chaperone Cdc37 has product MSRIDYSVWDHIEVSDDEDDIHPNIDTPSLFRWRHQARVERMEDFEKKGEDINKSLGDCRRKLTDAQKKIQELTISSTDDAKAELNKTQAEEKKLKKEERDWEKKSGEHNQDEKKMPWNVDTLSKEGFSKSVVNVKPESDEETEEQKEKKHKTFVEKNEKQIKHFGMMRRWDDSQTYLSDNSSLVCEETANYLVIMCIDLEVEEKHSLMEQVAHQTIVMQFILELAKSLKVDPRGCFRQFFAKIKTADKQYQDAFNDELDSFKERVRGRAKIRIEKAMKEYEEEERQKRLGPGGLDPVDVYESLPAEMQKCFDDKNIQMLQEVISKMDPTDAKVHMKQCIESGLWVPNSKTDDGDEKEEEAAEEEVKPEQEETKKE; this is encoded by the exons ATGTCGAGAATAGACTACAGCGTGTGGGACCACATCGAGGTGTCAGACGATGAAGATGACATCCACCCCAACATCGACACACCCAGCCTCTTCAGATGGAGACACCAG GCACGCGTGGAGCGAATGGAGGATTTCGAGAAAAAAGGTGAAGACATAAACAAGTCCCTTGGCGATTGTCGGCGCAAGCTGACGGATGCACAGAAGAAAATACAAGAGCTGACCATTTCGTCAACGGATGACGCCAAAGCGGAGCTGAACAAAACCCAGGCCGAGGAGAAGAAACTGAAAAAAGAGGAGCGGGATTGGGAGAAGAAGTCGGGGGAACATAACCAGGACGAGAAGAAGATGCCGTGGAACGTCGACACGCTGAGCAAGGAGGGTTTCAGCAAG AGCGTTGTCAACGTGAAACCTGAATCTGATGAAGAGACCGAAGAACAGAAGGAGAAAAAGCACAAAACCTTTGTTGAGAAAAATGAGAAGCAGATCAAACATTTTG GCATGATGCGACGTTGGGACGACAGCCAGACGTACCTCTCTGACAACTCGAGTCTCGTTTGTGAAGAGACCGCCAACTACCTGGTCATCATGTGCATCGACCTGGAAGTGGAGGAG AAACACTCATTGATGGAGCAAGTGGCTCATCAGACCATCGTCATGCAGTTCATTCTGGAGTTGGCAAAAAGCCTCAAGGTGGACCCCCGCGGCTGCTTTCGACAATTCTTTGCAAAGATTAAG ACCGCAGATAAGCAGTACCAGGATGCTTTCAACGACGAGCTGGATTCTTTTAAGGAGCGGGTTCGGGGCAGGGCGAAGATCCGCATCGAAAAGGCCATGAAGGAatacgaggaagaggagcggcaAAAGCGCCTGGGACCGGGAGGGCTCGACCCTGTTGATGTGTACGAGTCCCTGCCAGCT GAGATGCAGAAATGCTTTGATGATAAAAACATCCAAATGTTACAAGAGGTTATTAGCAAAATGGACCCAACG GATGCGAAGGTTCACATGAAGCAGTGCATAGAATCGGGCCTCTGGGTCCCCAACTCCAAGACAGACGATGGGgatgaaaaggaggaagaagctGCCGAAGAGGAGGTGAAACCGGAGCAGGAAGAAACTAAGAAGGAGTGA
- the cmc4 gene encoding cx9C motif-containing protein 4, with the protein MPRKDPCQKQACAIQQCLQANKYQESMCEHVIREMRRCCDSLTGNSICCSGFKDSKPTENKSNT; encoded by the exons ATGCCACGGAAAGATCCGTGTCAAAAGCAAGCATGTGCGATTCAACAGTGTTTACAAG CTAACAAATACCAGGAGAGCATGTGTGAGCACGTGATCAGGGAGATGCGGCGGTGCTGCGACTCTCTGACTGGAAACTCCATCtgctgctccgggttcaaggaCTCAAAACCCACGGAGAACAAAAGTAACACATAG